A single Lolium perenne isolate Kyuss_39 chromosome 6, Kyuss_2.0, whole genome shotgun sequence DNA region contains:
- the LOC127309827 gene encoding uncharacterized protein, producing MLPAFTSSKFFAFRAEHNGKYLQSVYRKNAAGNHIEASGGVEANARTRFMVERSEEEEGLMHVQCCYNNKYWAPVQVQDSGRSCWIIGTADEPEEDLSSPSCTLFQALPGKDNDNSIRFLHSGKQKFACVVSIGDKTYMQLDDGDDQENKSVNFGFPQEFPKHVAFRGDNDKYLSIKPLSTLDNIGLRLSSFGGFSEKLPSPSFLEKKLGEGSFLEKPPKELSLIILQIVIYEWDGPYKVQCWVFWRRNSTDMILTPLVQQDDNDPDSLFEVVTRDGFIALRNLGNNKFCRSIGEENVLGASDDSISKWAKLKLEVPVKSREVSDVKFNLDEAKIYNKKIMNVVTVTRRNDTSGEIKVTFSFTKKVEMVSTWVTSGSFNIGVKAKFTLGPLVLVITGGHVRTSAEATVSLSRPTSQNNTDEAMVTEDYFIPPKTTAAGTFHAMRASCDVPYSYKQTDVLTTGEEVTTIHNDGIYTVANNYNFHFCVTDDREEIINLGG from the exons ATGCTTCCTGCGTTCACGTCCTCAAAATTCTTTGCTTTCCGGGCAGAGCACAACGGCAAGTACCTGCAGTCCGTGTACCGCAAGAACGCCGCCGGGAATCACATCGAGGCCAGCGGCGGGGTCGAGGCAAATGCGCGCACTCGCTTCATGGTGGAGCggtcggaggaagaagaaggcctcATGCACGTCCAGTGCTGCTACAACAACAAATACTGGGCGCCCGTGCAGGTGCAGGACAGCGGCAGGAGCTGCTGGATCATCGGCACCGCAGATGAACCGGAGGAGGACCTGTCCAGCCCCTCATGCACCTTGTTTCAGGCACTCCCTGGCAAGGACAATGACAACTCCATCAG GTTCCTCCATTCTGGCAAACAAAAATTTGCTTGCGTCGTGTCCATTGGTGATAAAACCTATATGCAATTAGATGATGGAGATGATCAAGAAAACAAGTCTGTCAATTTTGGTTTCCCACAAGAATTTCCAAAGCACGTTGCTTTCAGAGGGGACAACGACAAGTACCTTAGTATAAAGCCCCTCAGCACACTGGATAATATTGGACTTAGGCTCAGTTCTTTTGGCGGCTTCTCCGAGAAGCTGCCCTCCCCCAGCTTCCTGGAGAA GAAGCTGGGGGAGGGCAGCTTCTTGGAGAAGCCGCCAAAAGAACTGAGCCTTATCATACTTCAGATTGTTATTTACGAA TGGGACGGTCCGTATAAAGTCCAGTGCTGGGTGTTTTGGAGGCGCAACTCGACTGATATGATTTTGACTCCGTTGGtacagcaagacgacaacgaccctGACTCATTGTTCGAGGTGGTCACTAGGGATGGCTTCATTGCACtcaggaatctgggcaacaacaaATTCTGTAGAAGTATTGGTGAAGAGAATGTCCTCGGTGCTTCCGACGATTCCATATCGAAATGGGCAAAGCTGAAGTTGGAAGTGCCAGTTAAAAGCCGTGAGGTCAGTGATGTCAAGTTCAACTTAGATGAAGCAAAGATTTATAACAAAAAGATTATGAATGTTGTCACTGTTACTCGAAGAAACGACACCAGCGGAGAGATCAAAGTCACCTTTTCTTTCACCAAGAAAGTAGAGATGGTTAGTACATGGGTAACCAGTGGTTCATTCAATATAGGCGTCAAGGCCAAGTTCACCTTGGGTCCATTGGTGCTAGTCATAACAGGTGGACATGTTAGAACTTCCGCTGAAGCTACTGTATCACTGTCCAGACCAACATCTCAAAACAATACGGATGAAGCAATGGTAACAGAGGATTATTTTATTCCTCCGAAAACTACAGCTGCAGGAACATTTCATGCAATGAGAGCTTCGTGTGATGTTCCCTACTCATACAAGCAAACAGATGTTCTGACCACCGGAGAAGAAGTTACTACCATCCACAACGATGGCATCTATACTGTTGCCAATAACTATAATTTCCACTTCTGTGTCACTGATGACAGAGAGGAGATCATAAATCTAGGGGGATAG
- the LOC127309829 gene encoding uncharacterized protein encodes MLPHLLASSECFALRAEHNGKFLQPVHHARHGGIRIEASADTTAGNARARFFLEPSKEHQGLVHIRYCYNNAYWVLVADSDDDRRYVSAADEPHEDLSRESCTLFEPIPVEGNENSIRIRIAQSGSKGGYATMVPVFDISKPYLQFHKNAESSFTVIGGSEEITVTQDYTVPPGKTVIAKFVTMRASCDVPYSYSQNDVLTNGEEVTTFHKDGIYTSVNTYNLPISVTQS; translated from the exons ATGCTTCCTCATCTGTTGGCATCGTCGGAGTGCTTCGCTCTGCGGGCGGAGCACAACGGCAAGTTCCTGCAGCCCGTGCACCACGCACGACACGGCGGCATCCGAATCGAGGCCAGCGCCGACACCACCGCCGGGAACGCGCGCGCTCGGTTCTTCCTGGAGCCGTCCAAGGAGCACCAAGGCCTCGTGCACATCAGGTACTGCTACAACAACGCGTACTGGGTGCTCGTggccgacagcgacgacgaccgcCGATACGTGAGCGCCGCCGACGAGCCGCACGAGGACCTGTCCAGGGAGTCGTGCACGCTCTTCGAGCCCATCCCTGTCGAGGGCAACGAAAACAGCATAAG GATTCGAATTGCTCAAAGTGGATCAAAGGGAGGATATGCTACCATGGTTCCCGTGTTTGATATATCCAAACCCTACTTGCAATTTCATAAGAATGCAGAATCGTCCTTCACTGTCATTG GTGGTTCAGAAGAAATAACTGTAACACAGGATTATACAGTGCCTCCGGGGAAAACAGTCATAGCAAAATTTGTTACAATGCGCGCTTCATGTGATGTTCCCTACTCGTACTCCCAAAACGATGTTCTGACCAATGGAGAAGAAGTTACTACATTCCACAAGGATGGCATCTATACTAGTGTCAATACATATAATTTACCAATCTCTGTAACTCAATCCTGA
- the LOC127309828 gene encoding uncharacterized protein: MLPVLASSKFFAFRTEVNGKYLQSVYREDGGSRIEASAGTIIADPRAWFFVEPSRKGGFLHVRSCYNNKYWVPVQDSGRWIIGTADEPKDDMSKPTSCTLFQALPVKDNDNSIRFLHCGLQKFACVVSIGAKTYMQLDDGDDHGNKCDNFTVSFPQELPKHVAFKGINDKYLSIRACTMVMTQLSMVVLQKNIRFQMREIKDARAIFTTFANADGSVRIMSSTGGFLRRFTDNTIQLVQEDDNDPNSWFEVVTGDGFVALRNLGNNKFCRSISPGDVLSACDDSISQWSKLKLEVPVKESEISVVKFHLDEARIYNKEPTNAVTITRNNKTSREVKATFSFAKKVEMVSTWETKVSLKRGQKSIFNLGPLTPTSREATVSLSKTTSEKSMDEVTVIEEYYIPPGTKVAGTFHAMRASRDVPYSYKQTDVLTTGEEVITIHDDGIYTIANNYDLHFTVTDDEEEIRKLGG, from the exons ATGCTTCCTGTGTTGGCATCATCGAAATTCTTCGCTTTCCGAACAGAGGTCAACGGCAAGTACCTGCAGTCCGTGTACCGCGAGGATGGCGGGAGCCGCATTGAGGCAAGCGCAGGCACCATCATCGCAGATCCGCGAGCTTGGTTCTTCGTGGAGCCATCGCGGAAAGGAGGGTTCCTGCATGTTAGGTCCTGCTACAACAACAAATACTGGGTGCCCGTGCAGGACAGCGGCCGCTGGATCATCGGCACCGCAGATGAACCAAAGGACGACATGTCCAAGCCCACATCATGCACCTTGTTTCAGGCACTCCCTGTCAAGGACAATGACAACTCCATCAG GTTCCTCCATTGTGGCCTACAAAAATTTGCTTGTGTCGTGTCCATTGGTGCTAAAACCTACATGCAATTAgatgatggagatgatcacgGAAACAAGTGTGACAATTTTACTGTTAGTTTCCCACAAGAATTGCCTAAGCACGTTGCTTTCAAAGGCATCAACGACAAGTACCTCAgcataagggcatgtacaatggtgatgacTCAGCTGTCT ATGGTCGTATTGCAAAAGAATATACGATTTCAGATGAGAGAAATCAAAGATGCAAGAGCGATTTTCACTACTTTCGCCAATGCTGATGGGTCGGTCCGTATAATGTCCAGCACTGGAGGTTTTTTGAGGCGCTTCACGGATAACACGATTCAGTTGGTACAAGAAGACGACAATGACCCTAACTCATGGTTCGAGGTGGTCACTGGGGATGGCTTCGTTGCACtccggaatctgggcaacaacaaATTCTGCAGAAGTATTAGTCCTGGGGATGTCCTCTCTGCTTGCGATGATTCCATATCGCAATGGTCAAAGCTGAAGTTGGAAGTGCCAGTTAAAGAAAGTGAGATCAGTGTTGTCAAGTTCCACTTGGATGAAGCAAGGATTTATAACAAAGAGCCTACCAATGCTGTCACTATTACTCGCAATAACAAAACCAGCAGAGAGGTGAAGGCCACATTTTCTTTCGCCAAGAAAGTAGAAATGGTTAGTACATGGGAAACAAAGGTTTCATTGAAGAGAGGCCAGAAGTCGATATTCAACTTGGGCCCCTTGACGCCAACTTCCCGTGAAGCCACGGTATCACTGTCCAAGACAACATCTGAAAAAAGTATGGATGAAGTAACCGTAATAGAGGAGTATTATATTCCTCCGGGAACTAAAGTTGCAGGAACATTTCATGCAATGAGAGCTTCGCGTGATGTTCCCTACTCATATAAGCAAACAGATGTTCTAACCACCGGAGAAGAAGTTATTACCATCCACGACGATGGCATCTATACTATTGCCAATAACTACGATCTCCACTTCACtgtcactgatgatgaagaggagaTCAGAAAGCTAGGAGGATAA